Part of the Vicinamibacteria bacterium genome is shown below.
GACCTCGGTCTTGACGGGGGTACCCTTCTTCGCCACCTGGAGCGCGGCCTCGAAGATGGCCCGGGCCTGCATGCGGGTCATCTCCGGATAGGTGATGCCCAGGCGGCAGCCGCGGTGGCCGAGCATGGGGTTGAACTCGTGGAGCTCCTCCACCGCCCGCAGCAGCTTCTCCCCTTCCGCGATGGCCCTCTTGTTCTTGGCTTCCCCCTTGGCCCTGAGGACGGCGACCTTGACCATGAGCTCCTCCCGCTTGGGCAGGAACTCGTGGAGCGGCGGGTCCAGGGTCCGGATGGTCACGGGGGTGCCGCGCATCTCGCGGAAGAGCCCCGCGAAGTCCGCCCGCTGCATGGGGAGGAGCTTCTTCAAGGCTCCCGTGTAGTCGGCCATGGCCTTGCCGTACTCCTTCTCCACCTTGGCCAGCTCCTTGCGGATCTCCGCCGCCTGGCCTCCCTTGGCCTCGCGCAGGCGCTCCTTGAGGCGCGACGCGAGATCCAGGCCGCGCTGGCCGCGCGCCGCAGAGAGGATCATCTTCACCACGTGGGGCAGGCGCTCCTCGGCGAAGAACATGTGCTCCGTCCGGCAGAGGCCGATGCCGCCCGCGCCGAAGGCGAAGGCCATCTTCGCGTCGGGAGGGATGTCGGCATTGGCGCGGATGCCCAGGCGCCGGATCTGGTCCGCCCAGGAGAGCAGCTTCTCGAACTTCTGGTAGAGGGGGGAGGACTCCGGCTTGCGCTTCCCCATCACCACCTGGAGCACTTCCGAGGGGCTGGTGGGGAGCTCCTTGAGGATAACCTCACCCGTGGAGCCGTCGATGGAGATGCTCTCTCCCTCCCGGACCACCCGGCCCCCTACCTTGAAATGCCGGGCCCGAGCGTCGATATCGAGCGCCCCGCAGCCCACCACCGAGGGCTTGCCCATCTGTCGGCCCACGACCGCGGCGTGGGAGGTGGTCCCGCCGGTCGCGGTCAGGATGCCCTGGGCCACGCTCATGCCGTGGATATCGTCGGGCACCGTCTCCATGCGGACGAGCAGGACGCGCTTGCCCTTGTGGCTCCAGGCCACGGCGTCGTCGGCGGTGAACACCACCGCCCCCGTGGCCGCCCCCGGCGACGCGGCCAGCCCCCGGGCCGCCACCTCTGCCTTCTTCCGCTCCTTGGGGTCGAAGATCGGGTGCAGGAGTTGGTCGAGGGCCTGCGGCTCCACCTTCATCACCGCCTCGCGGGAGGTGAGGATCCCCTCCTCCACCATATCCACGGCGATGTGGACGGCGGCCAGACCCGTCCGCTTGCCGTTGCGGGTCTGGAGCATGTAGAGCTTGTTCTCCTGGATCGTGAACTCGAAGTCCTGGACGTCCTTGTAGTGCCGCTCCAAACGGGTCGTGATCTCCCGAAGCTGACGGTAGGCTTCGGGCATCACCTTCTCGAGCTCGGCAATGGGGTGCGGAGTGCGGATGCCCGCCACCACGTCCTCTCCCTGCGCGTTCTGGAGGAACTCCCCGTAGAACTCCTTGGCCCCGGTGGAGGGGTTGCGGGTGAAGCCGACCCCGGTGGCGGAGGTGTCGCCCATGTTCCCGAAGACCATGGTCTGCACGTTGACGGCGGTGCCGAGGTCGTGGGGGATGTCGTTCAGCTTGCGGTAGGTGACGGCGCGCGGGTTCATCCAGGACTTGAAGACGGCGTCGCGCGCCCCCTTGAGCTGCTCCCGGGGGTCTTGGGGGAAGGGGCGGTGGGTCTCCCTGTCCACCACCGCCTTGAAGCGGGCGATCACGTCATCGAACGCGGCCTCCCCGAGGTCCACGTCGGCGGTTACTCTGTGCTTCTTCTTCACCGCAGAGAGCTCGTGCTCGAAGCGGTCCTTGTCGATCCCCAGCACGACGTTGCCGTACATCTGGATGAAGCGCCGGTAGGAGTCCTTGGCGAAACGCCCGTTCCGGGTCTTGGCCTTCAGCCCCAGCACGGACTGGTCGTTCAGGCCCAGGTTCAGGATGGTGTCCATCATCCCCGGCATCGAGAACTTGGCCCCACTCCGCACGGACACGAGCAGGGGGTCGGCGGGGGCCCCCAGCTTCTTGCCCACGAGGCCCTCCAGGCGGGCGAGGGCTTTGGCGACCTCCTCCTCGATCTCGGGGGGCAGGGAGCCCCCCCGCTCCACGAAAAGATTGCAGGCGGCGGTGGACATCGTGAAGCCAGGGGGAACGGGTAGGCTGGCGTTGGTCATCTCGGCTAGGCCGGCACCCTTGCCCCCGAGCAGGTCCTTCATGTCCTTGTTGCCGTCCGCCTTGCCGCCACCGAAGAAGAAAACGTATTGGTTCACGCTAGCCTCCGAGTCTGGAAATATCGGCGATGCGACTAACAGGCTTAATCAAGTATTCCATCAAACCGAGCCGATTCCGCCTAAGGTGTTCCTGTTCCGCCAGAACAAGTACCTCGGAAAAGAAGCGGTCGACCGATCCCGCGAGTTGGCCGACAGAACGAAGCCGAGTCTCGTACTCTGTTTCCGACAAGTGACCCTTATCATCTCTCCAACCCCGGCGAGACTCTTCGATAGCTCGGTACAGGGCGATTTCTGCATTCTCGACGAGGTGCCTTTCGTCAAAGAAACCGATGCCGGGCGACTTGGTCAGAATGTTGTTCGCACGTTTGAAGGCCGTCGCTAGTTGTGCGAAATCGTCCTGATGCTCCGCTCTTACCTTGTGGAGGGCGCGCAACCGCAGAAGACAGTCGTACGGATCCTCTAGCGCGTAAGGGCCTACTGTGGGATCCGTGTAGAGAACTGCAGCGACCTCAACAGCTGCGAAACCTCGATACTCAAGTAAGTACGCCAGACGATCTAGCAAGAAGAGCTGAAGCGCACCGGTTACCTTGTCGTGCGGCCCACGAAGCTCGATACCGCACTCTCGGTAACCTCCGAAGGCCTCGTCAATCAGTCGGATGATGTTAGTTCGCTCTTCGTTCGACGTTGGCCTCCAGAAGTCGAGCACGACACGCAATGCTCCCTGCGCCGCTCGACGAAGACCGAAAGGATCCCGGCTACCTGTGGGATCCTCCCCGATTCCAAAATAACCTACCAGAGTGTCGAGTTTGTCTGCCAGCGACACAGCCGCGAAGATCCGGGCGGCCACACCTGATTCGGCAAATTCGAGCGCCGGCCGGTCCTCTTGGCCGATGGCTATTGGCTCGTAATGCCAGCGCACGGCCTCAGCCACGTCCTCAGCCGCCCCCTGCTTGCGGAGGTAGAGCCCGCCCATGGTCCCCTGTAGTTCTGGGAACTCGCGGACCATAAGCGTAGTCAGGTCCACTTTGGCGAGCTCCGCTGCTTCTGACGCTGCTCTTCGCTGCGCATCGTCCATGAGACCGAGCTCGCCCATGACTTGAACGAGTTGGACTAGGCGCTTAGCCTTGTCTCTATAGGTGCCGAGACCCTGGTGAAACGTGATTCCCGTCAGGTCACCTACCCGCTTGGCGAGAGGCCGCTTCAGGTCTTCCTCGTAGAAGAACGAAGCATCGCGTAGCCGAGCAACCACAACTCGCTCCATACCCCGACGGATCTCATCTTCCGTGGAGCCGTCTGTGTTGGTCACGGCCGCAAAACCAACCACCTGCGCCTCGCGCACGCCGAGAGGAAGGTACTTCTGGTGGTGAACGAGCACGGTCGTGATCACTTGCTCGGGGAGATGATGGAACTGCTCGGGCACCCGACCGCGTATGACCGTGGGATACTCAACGAGGTCGCGCCATTCGACACGCAAGTCATGGTCATCGCTTCCCAGGGCGTCGACTGCGAACGTTGCTAGCTCTCGCGCTATTTTCGCTTCCCGATCGGCTGCGTCCAGCAGGACGAAGTTCCTACTTAGGGCCTCACAAAGATCCGCGAACGATCCGACCGTCTGCGGCCTGCCGGCCGCACCCTTCGGCAGGAACCGGTGTCCGTAAGTAACATTTCCGGTTTCCACG
Proteins encoded:
- the glyS gene encoding glycine--tRNA ligase subunit beta, translated to MAEFLLEIGCEELPAAWLVQLSKQLRDGFVDCALEQRLCFGQPLAPGVPSPASERDALFEATQAWFTPRRLVLKSEVPARQQPRTAEIWGPSLKAAKDQSGVWTRAALGFAAKVGVPPDELKTGVKAGTEEHLLFRRELPAELAEAVLPGVIAGTLRYLAFPKRMSWDAWLEDGKGSFPFGRPVRWLVALINSKVVPFTIYELVRGTRGQAIVETGNVTYGHRFLPKGAAGRPQTVGSFADLCEALSRNFVLLDAADREAKIARELATFAVDALGSDDHDLRVEWRDLVEYPTVIRGRVPEQFHHLPEQVITTVLVHHQKYLPLGVREAQVVGFAAVTNTDGSTEDEIRRGMERVVVARLRDASFFYEEDLKRPLAKRVGDLTGITFHQGLGTYRDKAKRLVQLVQVMGELGLMDDAQRRAASEAAELAKVDLTTLMVREFPELQGTMGGLYLRKQGAAEDVAEAVRWHYEPIAIGQEDRPALEFAESGVAARIFAAVSLADKLDTLVGYFGIGEDPTGSRDPFGLRRAAQGALRVVLDFWRPTSNEERTNIIRLIDEAFGGYRECGIELRGPHDKVTGALQLFLLDRLAYLLEYRGFAAVEVAAVLYTDPTVGPYALEDPYDCLLRLRALHKVRAEHQDDFAQLATAFKRANNILTKSPGIGFFDERHLVENAEIALYRAIEESRRGWRDDKGHLSETEYETRLRSVGQLAGSVDRFFSEVLVLAEQEHLRRNRLGLMEYLIKPVSRIADISRLGG
- the ppdK gene encoding pyruvate, phosphate dikinase; translated protein: MNQYVFFFGGGKADGNKDMKDLLGGKGAGLAEMTNASLPVPPGFTMSTAACNLFVERGGSLPPEIEEEVAKALARLEGLVGKKLGAPADPLLVSVRSGAKFSMPGMMDTILNLGLNDQSVLGLKAKTRNGRFAKDSYRRFIQMYGNVVLGIDKDRFEHELSAVKKKHRVTADVDLGEAAFDDVIARFKAVVDRETHRPFPQDPREQLKGARDAVFKSWMNPRAVTYRKLNDIPHDLGTAVNVQTMVFGNMGDTSATGVGFTRNPSTGAKEFYGEFLQNAQGEDVVAGIRTPHPIAELEKVMPEAYRQLREITTRLERHYKDVQDFEFTIQENKLYMLQTRNGKRTGLAAVHIAVDMVEEGILTSREAVMKVEPQALDQLLHPIFDPKERKKAEVAARGLAASPGAATGAVVFTADDAVAWSHKGKRVLLVRMETVPDDIHGMSVAQGILTATGGTTSHAAVVGRQMGKPSVVGCGALDIDARARHFKVGGRVVREGESISIDGSTGEVILKELPTSPSEVLQVVMGKRKPESSPLYQKFEKLLSWADQIRRLGIRANADIPPDAKMAFAFGAGGIGLCRTEHMFFAEERLPHVVKMILSAARGQRGLDLASRLKERLREAKGGQAAEIRKELAKVEKEYGKAMADYTGALKKLLPMQRADFAGLFREMRGTPVTIRTLDPPLHEFLPKREELMVKVAVLRAKGEAKNKRAIAEGEKLLRAVEELHEFNPMLGHRGCRLGITYPEMTRMQARAIFEAALQVAKKGTPVKTEVMIPLVGHVEELRRQKKIVLEEAEKVLGKDGSGVEYLVGTMIEVPRGALTADEIAREADFFSLGTNDLTQMGFGLSRDDAGKFLLYYQEHGVLDKDPFVSLDEGGVGQLVEISVRKGRQVKRDLKIGVCGEHGGDPASIHFFHRVGLDYVSCSPYRVPIARLAAAQAQLEKPVGD